A single region of the Onychomys torridus chromosome 11, mOncTor1.1, whole genome shotgun sequence genome encodes:
- the Il24 gene encoding interleukin-24, whose protein sequence is MSSILQTLSCLILILLVWNQVPGLQGHEFRFGPCRVEGVVLSELWEAFWAMKNTVQTQDDITSVRLLKSQVLQNVSDVESCYLVHSLLKFYLNTVFKNYHSKVAKFKISKSFSTLANNFLVIVSKLQPSKEEHMLSISESAHRRFLLFRKAFKQMDTEAALVKAFGEMDILLTWMQNFYQL, encoded by the exons ATGAGCTCAATACTACAGactctctcctgcctcatcctcatcCTTCTTGTCTGGAACCAAGTGCCAGGGCTCCAGGGTCATGAGTTCCGGTTTGGGCCTTGCAGAGTGGAAGGGGTGGTTCTCTCAGAACTGTGGGAGGCCTTCTGGGCTATGAAGAACACTGTG CAAACTCAGGATGACATCACAAGTGTCCGGCTGTTGAAGTCGCAGGTTCTTCAGAATGTCTCG GATGTCGAGAGCTGTTACCTTGTCCACAGTCTGCTGAAATTCTACTTGAACACTGTTTTCAAAAACTACCACAGCAAAGTAGCCAAGTTCAAGATCTCGAAGTCCTTCTCCACTCTGGCCAACAACTTTCTTGTCATTGTGTCAAAACTGCAGCCTAGT AAAGAAGAGCACATGCTTTCCATTAGTGAGAGTGCACACCGGCGGTTTTTGCTGTTCCGCAAAGCATTCAAACAG ATGGACACAGAAGCGGCTTTGGTGAAAGCCTTTGGGGAAATGGACATTCTCCTGACCTGGATGCAGAACTTCTACCAACTCTGA
- the Fcmr gene encoding fas apoptotic inhibitory molecule 3 codes for MCLWLWLLYFLPVSGTLKVLPELKMDVEWGGSITITCPLPQIHVRMYLCRQMTDPGICATVVSNSFVKKEYESRVTLTPCLNKKLFLVEMTHLTESDNGVYACGVGIHTDRGKTQKITLNVHSEYEPFWEDEPTPEAPPWFHRFLHEQIPSWLHEAEHARSSEFILEVTTPAPKTETSPAHQPSSTIPVTHHPRVSRTSSVTAAKSPALLPATTASKTSAQQALGSLGASYSHHTRLHRQRTLHHSPQHGREDRGLHIPILEFHILIPTFLAFLLLVLLGLMVKRAIQRRKAFSRRMGRVAMRIRGQGSSRPVRTQRQSAPQRPRSQNNVYSACPRRAPMPDRVGSAEAPLLSAPGSASPAQVLEAPWPHTPPLKTSCEYMTLCHQPAVNVGDTDSDDYINIPGLHHLPSCLPGPRPSCQ; via the exons TGTCTGGGACCCTGAAGGTCCTCCCAGAACTAAAGATGGATGTAGAGTGGGGCGGATCCATTACCATCACGTGCCCACTCCCTCAAATACACGTGAGGATGTATCTGTGCCGGCAGATGACTGACCCTGGAATATGTGCCACTGTGGTATCCAACAGCTTTGTCAAGAAAGAGTATGAAAGTCGCGTCACCCTAACGCCATGCTTGAATAAGAAGCTCTTCCTAGTGGAGATGACACATCTGACCGAAAGTGACAATGGAGTCTATGCCTGTGGTGTGGGTATACACACGGACCGGGGCAAGACCCAGAAAATCACCCTGAATGTCCACAGTG AGTATGAGCCATTCTGGGAAGACGAACCGACACCTGAGGCTCCACCATGGTTTCACAGGTTTCTGCATGAGCAGATTCCCAGCTGGCTCCATGAGGCTGAACATGCCAGGTCTTCTGAATTCATACTCGAAG TTACCACACCAGCCCCAAAGACTGAGACCTCTCCAGCTCACCAGCCCTCCAGCACCATTCCAGTCACCCACCATCCCAGAGTTTCCAGAACATCTTCCGTGACAGCTGCCAAGTCCCCAGCCCTCCTGCCAGCTACCACAGCCTCAAAGACCTCAGCTCAGCAAGCACTCGGGTCCCTAGGGGCCAGCTACAGCCACCACACCAGACTCCACCGGCAAAG AACACTCCACCACAGCCCACAGCATGGGAGAGAAGACCGAGGGCTTCACATCCCCATCCTGGAATTTCACATCCTGATTCCGACCTTCCTGGCCTTTCTCTTGCTGGTTCTTTTGGGGCTGATGGTAAAAAGAGCCATTCAGAGGAGGAAAG CCTTCTCCAGGCGCATGGGCCGGGTGGCGATGAGGATTCGAGGCCAGGGGTCGTCTCGCCCGGTCCGGACACAGCGCCAGAGTGCCCCGCAGAGGCCGCGCTCACAGAACAACGTCTACAGCGCCTGCCCGCGGCGTGCACCGATGCCTGACCGAGTAG GCTCAGCAGAGGCTCCGCTCCTCAGTGCCCCAGGCTCAGCATCTCCAGCCCAG GTACTTGAGGCCCCCTGGCCTCACACCCCACCTCTGAAGACAAGCTGTGAATACATGACTTTGTGCCACCAGCCTGCTGTCAATGTGGGAGACACTGATTCAGATGATTACATCAATATTCCTGGCCTACATCATCTCCCCAGCTGTCTCCCAGGGCCCAGACCTTCGTGCCAATGA